TTAAGGGATTCAAATAATAGATTTGGTAGTTCAAACCCAAATTAAGGTCTAAATCGGATTTTATCGTATACAAATTCAATGATGGTTGGTGGAGGGATTTTCTGAGGAGGCTGAGTTGTAAATTGAAATGGATCATTAGCTATGACAAAACGTGCAGATAATATAGGCTATAAAGACTGACAACACCTTAAATCATTCCCATTACCAATACTTGTCAAAGTCATATTCACACTAATATAGTAATCAACACAGTTATTCATAAAATATGCTTCATATAAGAATCCTTTCAAAGTTGGACAATCTAATCCACTGATGATGCGTGTTTTCAATGAGATTCCAATGAGATTTGGTAATTCATCCTCTGAGTGGGATGATTAGTAATTGAGAGATTGCCTCATGATGCAGATTGTCCAGGGAAAAATATTGTCCTGTCATAAGCAAAACAcacaagaggggggaggaaaaatGCAAATGTCAAGGAAGTCAGATCTAATAAATTTCTACATTAAGCTCTCCTTTGTTCCCCCAAACTCACAATATGATAGTGTGCCAGTGCTTGCAAActaaaggaaaagagaaaggaagattgtataaaaaaagagagattttCATGTTGCCCAAGGGCACTGCTGTTCCCATCCCTGATGTAAGGCACTCGTTGGCAAGGCACCATTACAATCAGTCATTAATAAGAACTCAAGCATTGCCTGTCACTGGAACAGCATGCCTGTACTCTTCCACTACAGATCCTGGAAGCTGGTACAGCACACTACTaaagtgctgtctgtctgtaacaGTAAGTAAGCAGGGGgagctgtctctgtgtctgtcgctGTCTCTGTCGCTGTGTTTGTCGTTGTCTCTGTCGCTGTGTTTGTTGCTGTCTCTGTCGCTGTCTCTGTCACTGTGTTTgtcgctgtctctgtctctgtcgctgTCTCTGTCGCTGTCTCTGTCGCTGTGTTTGTCGCTGTCTCTGtcgctgtgtctgtctctgtcgctgTCTCTGTCGCTGTGTTTGTCGCTGTCTCTGtcgctgtgtctgtctctgtcgctgTCTCTGTCGCTGTGTTTGTCGCTGTCTCTGtcgctgtgtctgtctctgtcgctgTCTCTGTCGCTGTGTTTGTCGCTGTCTCTGTCGCTGtggctgtctctgtgtctgtcgctGTCTCTGTCGCTGGCTCTGACGCTGGCTCTGtcgctgtgtctgtctggcagTCCCAGTAGTGATTCAGTCGTGATGGGACTTCATGAAAGAGAGCTGATTTAACCACACAGCTTGTCATCCAACAGAAAAGGTTGTGACCCCTGCACATGAGCCCAGTGGAGCCTGGCCGAGGTACCCAGGGGCCTGTAGGGGCTCTGCAGTCTTGCAATCTTTGTCAAGATTCAATGTCTTCAGAATAGATAAGGGCTCAGACCACTGACGAGAGGCTGCCACTCCCTGACGGCAGTTGGATTTGCATGAGAGGGCTGTGGCCCTGTCACAATGTAGACTGACATCCATCAATCTCGGCAGCCCAGCGTTCACTGTCAAGCTCCATAGTGGACCTCTTACTAAGCTGCTGGTCAAGGGAGGTGGAAGCCACGGTATATTTTATACATGAgaatggaaagagagacagaaacggaGGGAGGCGAGGATTAAATACTAGAAGGTATGCTGCTGTCTTCTGCCTTTGTTGATTAATATCTGAAGCTGATGCACTCACAGGGAGAAGCAGTGAAGATTGATAGTGTAAAATATTGACCATTTTAGCCCCACCGTGAAACATTATGAAGTTTGCCAAACAagcctgtgtttttgtgtttcaggcaTTTTCTGTTCCAATCTTGCACTTTTGATTTATGACTAGGTAAGTTCATCTTTTTGCGATACTGTAAAAGGCCAAGCCAGGTGCTGTACGTGTAATCCCATTTTAGAAGGCACCATTAGGCCGTGCTGCACACTGTTGGCTCACCTTAGCATTTAGTTCAAATTACATCTTAGATACCTCATACTCAAAACAAACCATACATTAGTGAACCCAGACTAAATCGAATCTGCACTGACAGTTAACCTGATaaggtgtgtttttgtgcaagagagaggggaaaagagagagagaacacagaatGACAGGCACATGCTTGCTTTTATTTATGACACCTCTATTTTGTCCAGGAGAGGGCACTGTAATTATTAACAAAAATGAAAAAATCAAGGAAGCCAAGCAGTACTGTGAACAGCAGTGCCACTAATGATTATTTTGGTTTTCAATACTATATGTGATAGTATGTTGTCACACAGATTTGTGTGACAACACAAATGTTCAGTCTTTATCAGAAATCCAGAGGCCTGTTCCCCAAACCAATTCCATATGGACATTTGGGTTAGATAACCCTGCAACAAGCATCTCTGTTTACTGATGTGGTTAAAGGTTTCAGTGGGGAAAACACTTGGAAACATCTTTCGATTGCAGTTTACATTCTCCGTATGTTAATTGATTCCCAGAATTCAAGTAGGCCTGACAGGATGCAAGTGAAGTGTAAATAACACGTTTGATGATGATTTGCCACAGTACGTTCATGTTTTGCCAAGGTGACTAAGTGGTGCACCAGGGATAACAGTCGCCTTCACAGTTTACCTTGCACCCAAAGGCACAGCTCTTGTAAACActcccacacaaaaaaaacagagcACAAGATAGGGccataaacataaacacacagtttTACACCCCAGTGAAAGATCTCAAAGCTGCTCTGGGTGAATATTTGAGGAAATACTcattttacagctacatttaaCTGGACTCAAGCAGGTATGACTATCTCGTTCCAATTAGATGACACCATGAATTTGGGGGCTGGAGTGGTTTCTTTTCAAATCAGTTCATGATTGTGTTGCTTTGTGTGTGATAAGAAAGAGGACTGCTAAGTGTTTTCATCATCTCATGGTGAGTCAGTGAACATTTTCAAAAGAAATCAAGTTTGTTATGACTCCTCAAACAGACTCAATCTGCTCATGTTATTCCCCCAGCCCTCATCATTTTATCCCTGTCTTGCTTTGccttctctctttattttattCTTTTCACCCTCTCCCTTGATGTTTGTATTTGTAGTGGTGGTCGGCAGCTGTGAGCCAGGGATGGAAGCCCAGATAAACATCTTTAACAGAGGATAGTAGTCTAGttatggtgttggtgtgggttcTGGTCCAGATCTATTAGTGGCCACAGTCTCTCAGATGGGAGGCCCAATAGTTCCCCTTAGTTTCAGATGATGGGCCTGGAAGGGGGAACCATGGAGGTTATGTAAAACAGAGTGGAACATATGTGGGAGACAGGAAAAGGCTGGAATCAGCATGTTGGAAGAATGGGCTCAAGGATGTCACCACGGCGCCCAGGCGGAATGTTGTGTTCCACGACCACACCCTGAACTCTGAACCACAGTCTGACAGAAGAGTCTCTGAATGAAAGTCCCAGATACTTCTCTGATACTTATGTTCTTCTTTGAGAGGTTCAGGACCTTACTGTTGGTTTAGGTCATGGCATACTAGTGTAATACTACTTATTTGATAGGTCTTTGGGTCTTGTTTACTCAAGTTAATTTGTAAAGGTTTATTTATGTTTATGAGACCTCATGGTTTTAATTACTGTAAATGCTGACCACAACACACTCTTGCATTTATTATGAACACTACAACACAGCATAAACAACTGCAAGCTTTATCTTCTCCAAAGCTCAAGGGCATTTACTAGCATTGTTATGAGTAAGCTAAGGGAGTTGACTAGATTAATTGAGTTGTGAGAGCAAGAAATCTACATAAGTTTCTTTCAAAGGCTGTGGGAATCCTGACTGAAAGAGAAACGTTTGTCAATGTCTTAAAAGAGCTTCAAATAGATCCCCTGTCTTTGCCATTTACTTCAATGCCTGTTTGTGGCGCACTCTAGTGCAATGTCCATTGGCTGTGTCCGTTGGCAGGGAATGCGAGAAGTAGTGCCCGTTGGtgatgaatgtgtgtatatgtattacTTCCATGGCTCTATCATCATATCAGCAGTTCGTCATGGTGGCGAACCctttaataaatatatatttatatctcCGGAACCCCTCATCCAAACATCTTGTCCTATGTCCTATGGTCTTAGTGAATTTCAACTTCATACAATGCCAGGTTCTCGAGATGATCACAGACAGATaccatacatagacacacacagatccctgCTTAGGAAGTTAAATGTACCATTAGATTCCTCTATTGTTCTCATAAACAGATGGTCATCAACAGGAAAAGAAAACATAATTACTAATATCTATTCCCCCTTTTCCAATACCCTGCGGCTTTTGGAGAGCTATTTTTCCTGCCACAAAATAATCAAGTCTGTGAAGAATTGACTGACGCAAAGTTGCCTGAGGttctcacacacagaaccagtgcAATCTCCAGCTTCTGAAAAGACTGTCTCAAGAAAACAGAGAAGTAATGGATATCTTGTTTGTCTTGGCAGGTAGGAAGACCGGGTCTATTTGATATCCTAGACATGTGTGCATGGGTTGGTTATAATATGATTAATTAGTTGAGCATTGTTGTGAGGCATTAGGTAATCACCGATCGAACTGATTCTCCTCCCATGTGATCAAATGTGTCAGACACTCAGTCTTGTGTGTAAAGTCTATGGATAAATTCACTGTTATCATTCATGAATTGCAAGACCTGTAGGGCAGCATAGTCTTGATTAGTTTATTCCCCCCACATCTGACAATTGCAATTCTATTTAGTTGTAAAAAATTGCAATCAAAACAATTCTTAACGTCTCTTAATTGTAACCCTCTCCTTTATTCTTTGCCAAACCCAACACTAGTCACAACTCACTATCACAAAATGTGTGAGAATTGGGTTTCCCTGTGGACATTAAGGATGGAACAAAAACCCTATTGGAGACTGCTTCTGGCTTATCTCTGTCACTCAGAGATCATAAACATATGATTTCACAGAAATATTTGCATTTCATTACAGCTACCAAGAGGCAAAGCTATGAGTCCTTGGTAGAAAGAATAACAAAAGAAAAATACTGATGATAACCATTGATGCAATTGCCCTGTTTTTTGATACAACCTTATTCATAAGACTGATGTGATTTCCCAAATATTAATATTTAGCAGACTTGTTGGAAATGTTGTATTATTCAAGCTTATTTCTCAGTTCAGTAGCTTCTGTTCACAAAAGAACTTGCCATTGTCCAAAGGAACTCGACTGCTTAGCATGTGTAGTGCTGGGCAAAGCGATAATAGTTTTCATCTTGCCTATGGAGTAACCCCGTAACCCTTTAGGAATTGCATAATGTTAACTGAGTtgcaaatgtaaacatttacaaAGAGCTACCTGTCCCGTTGGGGTACATTATGTGGGATTCTTTTCTGAGAGATTATGTTGTTGATCATTCTGACTCCTGATGGTTTGATGTGGCTCAAATGAGAGACGAAAGGTCAGCTCTGGACACCAGATGGGACCATCGTTGGAGGGTAACTGGGCCATCACTTCTACCTTCACACCCTGCCACACCACCTGCTGAACCATCTATCTCAGGGGACATCTGAGCATGCAGTGTCCCCATTTGTTGCAATAAACTCATTTTCAGAGGAAGAAGAATGGTTAaattgattgttgccatttccAGACCAGGGAGTCTGGAGTGACATAGATTTGTTATTAGATCATAAGGTGAGAGGCCGGCTTCCATGTTAGGCATATGgttgtgcagtgtgtgtcctgtcacaAGATGGCAAAAAAAGAACAAGGTGGCGCCACGATCCATAGTGCTTTAGGAGTCAATGCTGTTAGCACCATTCAGCAGCTAAATGGCGCTCTCCTTTAAGTATCAACAAGAGGTCAACAACCACTTTTCCTATGTGGCTGATCTTCCTTTGCATTTAGGAACAGTACCAGCAGTACTGGCTAATTGCTGGGTGCATTTGCACTAAGTGCAGTAGGATTATTGACCAAAAAAAACTAATGCTCTTCCAGTAACTCCAATCTTAAACTAACTCATGGTCATCTTATATGAAGCACAGCAATAACGCAACATAAAACAGCATCCACATCAAAAAGCACTTATTGCTGACCAATACTTAAGATTATGACAGTGATGTTAAAGGTTTATACCAACCCTTTGAGTGATTTTAACCAAATTAAGGCCATGCTGTTACCAATTACTGTTTCAAATTGATGCAAACTTACGTTTTTTTCTGCTATAACCAGTTTAtgatccctctgtctttctctggcgGCACTTTAGCTGTGTTGGACCCCCAAAGGCCTGacagtaaacacacattctgtgtgtgtaacagagacCTCAGGGACCTCCCCTGACACTTATTAGAATCATATATTAAACAACACAGATACAGTGGTGAGGGTTAAACACAAGATGTAGACTACCTCAATATGTAATCAGTTCATAAAATAAGGGAAGATTAAGTATTGGCTTTGATATGTTGAATACAAATAAATGAACAACTCTTCCATTTACATGAACTCCACCCTTTAAAACCATGTTAGAGTATTTTTGTGAAGATTTACCGAAATTTTAGTTAAACCGGTAATTCCCCTGTATGTGTTTAAAGACAATTTACTTTAATAAACTCAAGTCTGAAATCCACAGGGCAGGATGGAAGCCACACAGGAAGGGTCACTTTCACTCAGCATCCTGTCCAGGAGATCAAATCATTTGCAAAACAGGTGATGAGTGAAAGAGTCAGGGTTACATTGCCTGAGACTGCGACGTCTAATTCTGTACAGGCACTGtcttcaacagcaatctgtCTTCATTGGCATCAAATGCAGGATGGAAAGTGATGGAGACTGACCGAATAGAAAAGTCAGATGCATGATAACTCGATTTTTGTAATCAAATATtttgagacaaaaatacatatcTCAGACTTTTTCATTTTTCATTCTGAAATGTTCAAATGGAGTTTAGGAGATTACACAAGTTGGAAGAGAAgatgaaataaataaagaagGTGCGGGACTGTGAGAGTGACATCACGTCGATCTCAGGTTCCTCCTCCTTTAAGAGAGCGAGTCTGTGCCGGGCTCAGAGTGGAAAACACAGCAGCAAAGGAAGTCTCTGGATTAGGCTGTTTGCACATCTGGATTTCTACTCAACAGTGAAACTGTTCAGAACCTCAAGGTTTGTAGCTGCGATTTTATTTTTTCACAAAAGTCAGTACATCGGTAACAATAGGTggtcgtttttttgttgttgacaaaaTTGTCAAATTGGAGGTTACCcatttttttgtattgtttatttttatCTTGTTGAGATTATGTCAAACATTTATAAGGTAAATTACAACTTGATGGTTTTTACCAAGCTTTCTGAGGGTGAGTCAGGAAAGCTGACAGATAGGATACTCTACCAACAGACATGGACTTATAACTATTAGCACATGCTTGACAGCacgtaagggttagggttaggctaaacagacacacaatcaaATCACTTTCTGCAATGTCCTTCTGATTGCGTTTTGTTGTGTATTACGATGCATAAAATTAGGTATTATATATTTCGAATATATTAAAAACATTCCAGGTGCAGATGCAACAGCAATTTTTAATGTTTTCATCATggaaaaaataattttgtattaCCCTAgttcagtggtcttcaaccctggacCTCAGGTCCCACTGTCCTGTAGAACGATGAATGgattgttatcaagctctgaaGCCCgagccattcatttgaatcaggtgtgaagcagggaaacatctaacaCATACAGGaaagtgggccctgaggaccaggattgaagaCTACTGCCCTAGTTCAACATTTTTCTAATAGTACTATCTGATGTGATAACCATTGATGAGAGGGTTAACAGTTGTCTACAGTTGTAGAGTGCATGcaagagaaaataaaaaaagggatgGTGCAATTTAAGAAGTATGCAAAATGTTTACACTAAAATAGATCCTTTTAATCTATGAGCCACTCCATGAGAACTCCATGAGCCAACACAAATATTTCTTATCAAATTATCTTATTCCAAGCCAGCATAGTAACAGTCCCAAAATGTGTATTCCTACAGCCTGCCAATGGACATCAACACTACAGACTTTACTCCTGTCAACCACACCAACACTAGTGACTGCCCCTACACTGAAGGTTGGGAATGGATCCGGACCATGCAGCCCGCTTACATTCTGTCAATCAGTGTGCTGGGAATCCTGGGAAATGTATTTGTCTTGCTTGTGTTCTGCCTACACAAGAAGGCCTGCACGGTGGCTGAGATCTACCTGAGCAATCTTGCAGCCGCTGACCTCCTGCTGGTCTCCTGTCTGCCCTTCTGGGCCGTCAATGTGGCGAACGACTTCAACTGGCCCTTTGGAAAACTGCTGTGTCGCCTGGTCAACCTGGGCATCAAGATCAACACCTACTGCAGTATCTACTTCCTGGTTTTGGTTAGCGCTGACCGCTACGTGGCACTGGTCCACACTATGTCCCATGGCAGAATGCGTCGGCCCTTTTATGCTAAGCTGGGCTGTTTTTTGGTCTGGGGTTTGGGCCTGTTTCTGGCGTCCCCAACATTCATCTTCAGGGCTGTCAAGTACTTCCCAGAGTGGGGGGTGAATGCATGTTACCTTGAGTACCCCAAGCATACAGAGCTAGCGTTTGAATTGCTGCTTGTAGGCTTTGGGTTCATAGTCCCCGTGTCAATCATCTCCTACTGCACGATTCAGATCATCCAGGCTTTGAAGAGCCAGGCCATGCAGAGGTTCCATGCCGAGAACACTGAGATGAAGGCGACTCTGCTGGTTCTGACGGTGCTGCTGGCCTTCCTGTTCTGCTGGGTGCCCTTCCACGTGGTCACAGCCCTGGACCTGCTCGTCCGGAATCACGTGCTGGAGGGCTGCGAGCTCAGCTCCATCCTGGAAATCTGTAACCAGATCTTCACATACCTGGCCTTCTTCAACAGCGTGCTGAACCCCATCCTCTACGTCATCGTGGGGAAGAACTTCAGGAAGAAGGTGAAGGAGCTGTTTGAGCAGATGAAGCTGAAGAGGAAGATGGCTACTGGGTCCACACGGTCACAGCTTTCATCCACTCTGAAAACCCTGACATGAGCCTGAGA
The Osmerus mordax isolate fOsmMor3 chromosome 9, fOsmMor3.pri, whole genome shotgun sequence genome window above contains:
- the bdkrb2 gene encoding B2 bradykinin receptor, coding for MDINTTDFTPVNHTNTSDCPYTEGWEWIRTMQPAYILSISVLGILGNVFVLLVFCLHKKACTVAEIYLSNLAAADLLLVSCLPFWAVNVANDFNWPFGKLLCRLVNLGIKINTYCSIYFLVLVSADRYVALVHTMSHGRMRRPFYAKLGCFLVWGLGLFLASPTFIFRAVKYFPEWGVNACYLEYPKHTELAFELLLVGFGFIVPVSIISYCTIQIIQALKSQAMQRFHAENTEMKATLLVLTVLLAFLFCWVPFHVVTALDLLVRNHVLEGCELSSILEICNQIFTYLAFFNSVLNPILYVIVGKNFRKKVKELFEQMKLKRKMATGSTRSQLSSTLKTLT